Proteins encoded in a region of the Corynebacterium genitalium ATCC 33030 genome:
- a CDS encoding GNAT family N-acetyltransferase, translated as MVAMPIPESERDFTIRPIRPEDYPQVRDIYEAGLGTGHASYEQNGPTWQKFATNKIIETVFVAVEKHDDDRVLGWVAAAQASTRSVFHGVVEDSIYIHDDAKGRGVSGALLDKLIETCIGLNKWSIHSWIFPENTGSAGLHESRGFVKVGTYHQMALMTYGELAGTWRDTDIYELLLPKPGKQ; from the coding sequence ATGGTCGCCATGCCGATTCCCGAGTCCGAACGCGATTTCACAATCCGCCCCATCCGGCCGGAGGACTACCCGCAGGTCCGCGACATCTACGAAGCAGGCCTAGGCACTGGCCATGCTTCGTACGAACAGAATGGGCCGACGTGGCAGAAGTTCGCTACGAACAAGATCATTGAGACGGTGTTTGTCGCCGTCGAAAAGCATGATGATGACCGTGTGCTTGGCTGGGTTGCTGCAGCGCAGGCGTCGACACGCAGCGTGTTCCACGGTGTTGTGGAGGATTCGATCTACATCCACGACGATGCGAAAGGCCGTGGCGTCTCGGGTGCTCTACTGGACAAGCTCATCGAGACGTGCATTGGGTTGAACAAGTGGTCCATCCACTCGTGGATCTTCCCGGAAAACACTGGCTCGGCGGGTCTGCACGAGTCGCGCGGGTTTGTGAAGGTGGGCACCTACCACCAGATGGCACTGATGACATACGGCGAGCTGGCCGGCACCTGGCGCGACACCGACATTTATGAGCTGCTGCTGCCCAAGCCGGGCAAGCAATAG
- a CDS encoding PhoH family protein encodes MFDPSVTQIDSAPEQLTAHTALRTYVIDTSVLLSDPWALKKFAEHNVVLPLVVITELEQKRHHPELGWFARQALRFLEDLRADYDRLDQPMPVNLDGGMLHVELNHQSQDNLPSALRGGENDNRILACAYNFMQEGRDTVLVTKDVPLRVKAGAVGLPAQEYRAQDVVLTGYTGMAELEVSGEEIDELYATGFCAIDTGELPVHCGLTLNAGNKSALARVAPSGGVKLVRGDIDAFGLSGRSAEQRVALDLLLDDSVGIVSIGGRAGTGKSALALCAGLESVLERGEHKRIIVFRPLYAVGGQNLGYLPGDEMEKMNPWAQAVYDTLEGVVSDNVLEEVAARDLVEVLPLTHIRGRSLHDAFVIVDEAQSLERNVLLTVLSRLGRGSRVVLTHDVAQRDNLRVGRHDGVQAVIEKLKGQDLFGHVTLTRSERSPIAELVTDLLEDHA; translated from the coding sequence ATGTTTGACCCTTCTGTTACCCAGATCGACTCCGCACCTGAGCAGCTCACGGCGCACACCGCCTTGAGAACCTACGTGATCGACACGTCAGTCCTTCTGTCTGATCCGTGGGCGTTGAAAAAGTTCGCGGAACACAACGTGGTTCTGCCGCTCGTGGTCATCACGGAGCTCGAGCAGAAGCGCCATCACCCAGAGCTTGGCTGGTTCGCCCGCCAAGCTCTTCGCTTTTTGGAAGACCTGCGCGCCGACTACGACCGGCTCGACCAGCCCATGCCCGTCAACCTTGACGGTGGCATGCTGCACGTGGAACTCAACCACCAGTCTCAAGACAACCTGCCGTCCGCCCTGCGCGGCGGGGAGAATGACAACCGCATCCTCGCCTGCGCCTACAACTTCATGCAGGAAGGTAGGGACACTGTTTTGGTGACTAAGGACGTGCCGCTGCGCGTCAAGGCCGGCGCTGTTGGTTTACCTGCGCAGGAGTACCGCGCACAGGATGTCGTTCTGACCGGGTACACCGGCATGGCTGAGCTCGAGGTCTCCGGGGAAGAGATCGACGAGCTTTATGCCACCGGCTTCTGCGCCATCGACACCGGTGAGCTTCCGGTCCACTGCGGCCTGACGCTCAACGCCGGCAACAAGTCGGCGCTGGCCCGTGTTGCACCTTCGGGCGGGGTCAAGCTCGTGCGCGGCGATATCGACGCGTTCGGTCTGTCCGGCCGTTCCGCTGAGCAGCGGGTCGCGCTCGATCTGCTTCTCGACGATTCCGTCGGCATCGTCTCCATCGGCGGTCGCGCCGGCACCGGTAAGTCGGCGCTGGCACTGTGCGCCGGCCTGGAGTCTGTCCTGGAGCGCGGGGAGCACAAGCGGATCATCGTCTTCCGTCCGCTCTACGCCGTCGGCGGCCAGAACTTGGGCTACCTGCCGGGCGACGAGATGGAGAAGATGAACCCCTGGGCCCAGGCGGTCTACGACACCCTCGAGGGCGTCGTGTCCGATAACGTGCTCGAGGAAGTCGCAGCGCGCGATCTCGTCGAGGTGCTGCCGTTGACGCACATCCGCGGCCGCTCGCTGCATGACGCATTCGTCATCGTCGACGAGGCCCAGTCCCTCGAACGCAACGTGCTCCTGACTGTCCTGTCCCGACTCGGTCGCGGCTCCCGCGTGGTGCTCACCCACGATGTCGCCCAGCGCGACAACCTGCGCGTGGGCCGCCACGACGGTGTTCAGGCTGTCATTGAAAAGCTCAAGGGCCAGGACCTCTTCGGGCATGTGACCCTGACGCGCTCGGAGCGTTCTCCGATCGCGGAGCTGGTGACAGACCTCCTCGAGGACCACGCCTAA
- a CDS encoding LGFP repeat-containing protein — protein sequence MNIKINRKLGASVAALALATSLAACSDDADNADGNVEEVEATETNVETVTEETDAEGEGEDGETVEITTQDGESVLVPAAAQEAAEEHSGGNWGDPFNVESREDGTTLIEYDAEKNIVYSEETGAVPVVGEISKTWKEEGGLDAEVGLPTAPEEKRSDDNGWIQEFQNGTIEWLEENGEFTAKIS from the coding sequence ATGAACATCAAGATTAACCGTAAGCTCGGCGCTTCCGTCGCAGCTCTCGCACTGGCCACCAGCCTTGCTGCTTGCTCCGACGATGCTGACAACGCTGACGGCAACGTCGAAGAGGTCGAGGCAACCGAGACCAATGTCGAGACCGTGACCGAGGAGACCGACGCTGAGGGCGAGGGTGAGGACGGCGAGACCGTCGAGATCACCACTCAGGACGGCGAGTCTGTTCTGGTTCCGGCTGCCGCACAGGAAGCTGCTGAGGAGCACAGCGGCGGCAACTGGGGCGACCCGTTCAACGTTGAGTCCCGCGAGGACGGCACCACTCTGATCGAGTACGACGCTGAGAAGAACATCGTTTACTCCGAGGAGACGGGCGCTGTGCCGGTCGTCGGCGAGATCTCTAAGACCTGGAAGGAAGAGGGTGGCTTGGACGCAGAGGTCGGCCTGCCGACCGCGCCTGAGGAGAAGCGCTCCGACGACAACGGCTGGATCCAGGAATTCCAGAACGGCACCATCGAGTGGCTCGAGGAGAACGGCGAGTTCACCGCGAAGATCAGCTAG
- a CDS encoding substrate-binding domain-containing protein: MSSPLRLAFVTGTEPGKWFARYRANHQLEEIPSDDPFELIDSGAAQLALMRVPDERIGQPGERFHHVRLYEEKPGLAVPKDSLYDIGEPISLIDVTDEPVNYTYPNGTTDDLRMALQVVAANVGVAFAPAPLLKVLSKKQVVVAELQGEPAHEPTAIALVWKVEEDSDAIQDFVGVAKGRTRNSSRSSAENRDRNHRSGDKRKHKVKSKSSGQRKGSRRNYPKKGGSRKRM; encoded by the coding sequence ATGTCCAGCCCCCTCCGCCTCGCGTTCGTCACTGGCACTGAGCCCGGCAAGTGGTTCGCCCGCTACCGCGCAAACCACCAACTCGAGGAGATTCCCAGCGACGACCCGTTCGAACTCATCGACAGCGGTGCCGCCCAGCTCGCCCTGATGCGCGTACCCGACGAGCGTATCGGGCAACCAGGAGAGCGGTTCCACCACGTGCGTCTCTACGAGGAAAAACCCGGTCTCGCTGTCCCGAAAGACTCGCTCTATGACATCGGGGAGCCCATTTCGCTTATTGACGTCACCGACGAGCCCGTCAACTACACCTATCCCAACGGAACGACCGACGACCTGCGGATGGCGCTCCAAGTCGTAGCAGCGAACGTGGGAGTGGCGTTCGCCCCGGCACCGTTGCTGAAAGTGCTGTCTAAAAAACAGGTCGTTGTCGCGGAGCTGCAAGGGGAGCCGGCGCATGAGCCAACGGCGATTGCGCTCGTGTGGAAGGTGGAGGAAGACTCCGATGCGATCCAGGATTTCGTTGGGGTGGCGAAGGGAAGGACGCGGAACTCGTCGAGAAGCAGCGCTGAGAATCGGGACCGAAACCATCGTTCGGGCGACAAACGAAAACACAAAGTAAAAAGCAAAAGCAGTGGCCAGCGCAAGGGATCCCGCCGCAATTACCCCAAAAAGGGGGGAAGCAGAAAACGTATGTAA
- a CDS encoding DUF5997 family protein: MSETPSNTPSSTAMKPETAAKKLGIYLPAAPQEFQDGAVTHAQLRELQTNPPQWLSSLRADGPHPRPEVARKLGISITALKKNDMDKPLTTDEIKALLADQPAWLREARRIHAKERGNGPAEESKER; this comes from the coding sequence ATGAGCGAAACGCCCTCGAACACCCCGTCCAGCACAGCCATGAAACCGGAAACTGCCGCGAAGAAGCTCGGTATTTACCTTCCGGCAGCACCGCAGGAGTTCCAGGACGGTGCCGTCACACACGCCCAGTTGCGCGAACTGCAGACGAACCCGCCGCAGTGGCTGAGTTCTTTGCGCGCCGACGGCCCCCACCCCCGCCCCGAAGTCGCCCGCAAACTCGGCATTTCCATTACTGCCTTGAAGAAGAACGACATGGATAAGCCGCTGACCACGGACGAGATCAAGGCTCTTCTGGCGGATCAGCCCGCATGGTTGCGTGAGGCCCGCCGGATCCACGCGAAAGAGCGCGGCAACGGGCCTGCGGAAGAGTCGAAAGAGCGTTAG
- the glyA gene encoding serine hydroxymethyltransferase: protein MTDDLRYQELAQLDPDVYEQILGEVSRQRNTLEMIASENFVPRAVLQAQGSVLTNKYAEGYPGRRYYGGCENVDVIEDIARDRAKELFGAEYANVQPHSGAQANAAVLHALIKPGDTIMGLSLAHGGHLTHGMKINFSGRLYNVVAYEVDPDTMLIDMDKVRELALEHKPQVIIAGWSAYPRTVDFEAFRAIADEVGAYLWTDMAHFAGLVAAGLHPSPVPHSDVVSTTIHKTLGGPRSGMILAKQDYAKQLNSAVFPGQQGGPLMHVVAAKATALKIAGTPEFKDRQERTLEGARILAERLTASDCKEVGVDVLTGGTDVHLVLADLRNSELDGQQAEDLLHEVGITVNRNAVPNDPRPPMVTSGLRIGTSALATRGFDQQAFTETADIIGTALAQGTNADVESLRARVTKLAENYPLYPGLEDWKML from the coding sequence ATGACCGACGATCTCCGCTACCAAGAGCTCGCCCAGCTAGACCCGGATGTTTATGAGCAGATCCTCGGGGAGGTCTCCCGCCAGCGCAACACTCTGGAGATGATTGCCTCCGAGAACTTCGTGCCGCGCGCTGTGCTGCAGGCCCAGGGGTCGGTGCTGACCAATAAATACGCGGAGGGTTACCCGGGCCGCCGCTACTACGGTGGCTGCGAGAACGTCGACGTCATCGAGGATATCGCGCGCGACCGCGCCAAGGAGCTGTTCGGCGCGGAGTACGCCAACGTCCAGCCGCACTCTGGCGCACAGGCGAACGCCGCTGTGCTGCATGCCCTGATTAAGCCGGGCGACACCATCATGGGTCTGTCCCTGGCTCACGGCGGCCACCTCACCCACGGTATGAAGATCAACTTCTCCGGTCGTCTCTACAACGTTGTCGCCTACGAGGTCGACCCGGACACCATGCTCATCGACATGGATAAGGTCCGCGAGCTGGCGTTGGAGCACAAGCCGCAGGTCATCATCGCTGGCTGGTCCGCTTACCCGCGCACCGTCGACTTCGAGGCGTTCCGGGCGATTGCCGATGAAGTCGGCGCTTACCTGTGGACCGACATGGCCCACTTCGCCGGCCTTGTAGCCGCCGGCCTGCACCCGTCCCCGGTCCCGCACTCTGACGTGGTGTCCACCACGATTCACAAGACCCTCGGCGGCCCGCGCTCCGGCATGATCCTGGCGAAGCAGGACTATGCGAAGCAGCTCAACTCCGCTGTCTTCCCCGGCCAGCAGGGCGGGCCGCTCATGCACGTAGTCGCCGCGAAGGCCACCGCGCTGAAGATTGCCGGCACCCCGGAATTCAAGGACCGCCAGGAGCGCACCCTCGAGGGCGCCCGCATTCTCGCCGAGCGCCTCACCGCATCCGACTGCAAGGAAGTCGGCGTCGACGTTCTTACCGGCGGCACGGATGTCCACCTTGTGCTGGCTGATCTGCGCAATTCCGAGCTCGATGGCCAGCAGGCCGAGGATCTGCTCCACGAGGTCGGCATCACCGTCAACCGCAACGCTGTCCCGAATGACCCGCGCCCGCCGATGGTCACCTCCGGTCTGCGCATCGGCACCTCGGCCCTGGCGACCCGCGGATTTGACCAGCAGGCGTTCACCGAGACCGCCGACATCATCGGTACCGCGCTGGCTCAGGGCACCAACGCCGACGTCGAGTCTCTGCGTGCCCGCGTGACCAAACTGGCGGAGAACTACCCGCTGTACCCGGGTCTTGAAGACTGGAAGATGCTCTAA
- the coaA gene encoding type I pantothenate kinase, which produces MPRPADPSPYLDLTRDAWRERRAEMPQVLTEDELARLRGIGESMDLNEVAEIYLPLSRLLHLQVRARQKLTAATETFLGENPGHVPFIIGVAGSVAVGKSTTARVLQVLLERWKSHPRVDLVTTDGFLLPTAELTARNLTGRKGFPESYNRRDLLRFVTDVKAGRDNVKAPVYSHDAYDILPGEYQVVDHPDILILEGLNVLQTGPTLMVSDLFDFSVYVDAKTEDIERWYIDRFIKLKNTAFQEPGAHFARFAPLSDEAAAAEARRIWQTINLPNLVENILPTRVRASLVMSKAADHSVQRVRMRKI; this is translated from the coding sequence ATGCCGCGACCAGCAGACCCTAGCCCCTATCTGGATTTGACGCGTGACGCTTGGCGGGAGCGCCGCGCGGAGATGCCGCAGGTGCTCACCGAGGACGAGCTTGCGCGTCTGCGCGGTATCGGTGAGAGCATGGATCTCAACGAGGTCGCCGAGATTTACCTGCCGCTGTCGCGTCTGTTGCATTTGCAGGTTCGTGCGCGCCAGAAGCTCACGGCCGCCACGGAAACCTTCCTTGGGGAAAACCCCGGGCACGTGCCCTTCATCATCGGTGTCGCCGGGTCCGTCGCGGTGGGCAAGTCGACCACGGCCCGTGTGCTCCAAGTGCTGCTGGAGCGATGGAAGTCCCACCCGCGGGTGGATCTGGTCACCACCGACGGTTTCTTGCTGCCCACCGCGGAGCTCACGGCCCGCAATCTCACTGGGCGCAAAGGTTTCCCAGAGTCCTATAACCGGCGCGATCTGCTGCGCTTTGTCACCGACGTCAAAGCTGGCCGCGACAACGTCAAGGCTCCCGTCTACTCCCACGACGCTTACGACATTCTCCCTGGCGAGTACCAGGTGGTAGACCATCCCGACATTCTCATCCTCGAGGGCCTCAACGTGCTGCAGACTGGCCCGACGCTGATGGTCTCCGACTTGTTCGACTTCTCCGTCTACGTCGACGCCAAGACGGAAGATATTGAGCGCTGGTACATCGACCGCTTCATCAAACTCAAGAACACAGCATTCCAAGAGCCAGGCGCGCACTTCGCCCGCTTCGCCCCGCTTTCTGACGAAGCCGCCGCCGCCGAAGCCCGCCGCATCTGGCAAACCATTAACCTGCCGAACTTGGTGGAGAACATCCTGCCCACGCGTGTCCGCGCATCGCTGGTGATGTCGAAGGCGGCGG